Below is a genomic region from Desulfobacter sp..
GGTATGGTCCTGTGCATACTGCCAGAGATGAATGGTCTGTTCATGGTCATCTTTGCCGTCTAATTCCGGGTAGGGACATTTTTGTTCTACCACAAAAATATCGGTTCTCAGACGCAAAAGCGCGTATAGCTCGTTGATGCTCAACTGGTCAAACCGTTTAATCTGCCAGGTATCAGCCATGGTGTTTCCTTAATCTTGTCTCAATTTTTTTAAAAAAAGAGCCAGAGTTACAGAGCCCGGATCAAAAGGCACCGGGATCAATGTCACACACATGAAAATACATGAACCCCAAAAAGATTAAAAGCCTTGTTTTTATTCCTTTTCCATCCTGGGTGAATTTTGACCTACAAATTGATTTTAGAACAAAATTTTCAGGTCACCAATAAGGCTGTGGCTGCCGCTGTCTTCCAAAAATCGGCCCTGGTAGGTCAGGGAAAGGGCAAGGCTGGAAGTGGTGACAGAGGTGACAGAGGCGTCCACTACCAGGGCATCCCGGTCGGGTGCGTTCAAAAAACTTGTATAGACCAGTCCGGGCATGCCGGCAATGGTGGTGCTGACCTGGCGTGAGGGGGTGAGCAGTTCATGTTCCCAGCACAGGGATAGGCTTTGGATGATGCTGCCGAACCCGGTGGCCCAGGATCTGTCCACCTGGACCCCTAGACCGGTTTTCAAAGAATTATCATCCCAAGCTGCCACCCCGAGATTTGCCCCTGATGCCCCGGTTTCAGTATAGGCATCCTGATGCAGACGGTTATACTCAAGGCTGAGTATGGGGGTCAGGCCCAGCTTACCCAGATCAAAGGTATACCCCCCCCTGGTTTTGGCCGACAGGGTGTATCCCTTTGGGTTGGACTTTGCCCATCGGCTGAGAAAGGGGATTGATCGGTTCACCTCATATGCACTGGATGCGCCGGCCAAAATGGTATCCAGATACCAGTGTTTGTCAAAGAAACTGCCGTAAACCCCCAGGCTGTAAGTTGTGATATCAGCGTTGCTCTGGCCTCTATCCCTGTAGAGCACACTGGAATCAGCCACCCCGATGCTCAGGCCCCCGAGAAAATTATTGTCTAAAACAGCCTGGGGAAAAACACGGTCCATGACCATGGCAAGGGCAGCAGTGGTGGTGTCATATCCCATATGGCCCTCCTGGCTGTCCATATGACTTTTCTGCCCCAATGCCTGAAAATGCAACCCCTGATGACTGTCCTGGGACGGATCAAAGAGGATGCCGGCCAACTCCCCGGCAGACGCCATCAGGGGCCAGGTTTCAGGATCGTTCGGGTCCATTCTTTTTTTCCGGGCCAGAACCCGAACCCCCTGTCTGAGCCGAGCCATCCGTGCGGTGACGGTTGAAAAGAAAAGCCTGGACATGTCCATGGTCACGGCTGACATGCCTGAGAGGGCCTGGGGGCCCATCTGATTCAGACCGTCCTCAAAGGTGGCCAAGGAGGTTGAGGAATCCAGCATGGCCACGACATGGGCCATATCACTGTCGCTGCTGAGTGTCCGGGTGTCAAGCGTTTTGGCCAGAAGCCTGGCATTGGCGGTCTTCAAGGGAATGTCTCTGTAGTTTTTTTTGGTGGCTGTAATATTGTTTCCCTGGGCGGCAATGTCCAAAACCAGGGCATCTGTCGTCAGAACCCCGAGATTGTTCAGCTCTTGACTTGTCACCACGGTAACGGTTTTGCCGGGGGGAATATATGTTTTGGGCGTGATGTTGATTGTTCCCCGGTTAACCAGTGTATTGCTGACAACCATATTCGGCTGATCAATTTCATGGATGCCAAGACTCAGAGAGGCGCCGGGGCTGATGGAAAGATTTGTCCCGACCGGATTAATGCCGATGAAATGGCGGGTGCCTGAACTCAAATCAAGGTGCCCGGCATTGACAGACAAAAGATTTTTCACAGCGACATTGCCCGATTCCCATGTACCGGAACCGGTCTTGGTCATGGATGTGACATTGTTCACATGGCCGTAATGCCGGCCGCTTCCTTCCAGGGTAAGGCGATTAACACCGTCACCAAGGTCAATATGCCCTGTGATTGATGCCCCGTCCCCCAGGACCACCTTGTCATCAGCCCCTCCCTGGGTATCCCAATAGGGGTGATTGCCCATGAGCCAGGAGATCATGTCCGCCTCGCCAGAGGCAATGGCATAGGCCTGGTCATTTCCGGAGGTATCTTGGGCAACAAGGGTGCCAATGACCTTTATATCCATCCCGTTTTTGGCTCCAACCGCCACGGCCGGACCGTGGGCACTGGCCGTGACCACACCTGAAATTTGCCCGAAAGGGCTTAAATTCCCCACAAGCTGGCCTGAAGAATAGATTCCCACGGCAAAGGGGCCTTTGGCCTCAGCTGAAAACCGGCCGGAAAGGGAGTCAAATCTCATATCGTTGTTTGAATGCAGGGCATAAGCAAAGTAATCTCCGGTTTTGGCCTGAATACTGCCCGAAATCCTATTGAGCGACAGATCATTGCCTGAATATATGCCAAAGGCAAAACTGTCACGGGCATTCACCACCATTGAGCCGCTGTAATCATCAAGGAGAAGATCCCCGCTTGTACATTGAATGCCATAGGCCCTTGCGCCTTCAGAAACCACATGGATATTTGAAAAAAGCCTGCCTAAATTTAAATAGGCCTCTGATTTGATGGCAGATACATTGCCACTGCCTGAAATTTCAAGGGATTGGGCAGAACTTGCGGGCATCCACCCGGGCCCGGAAAAATTGATGAGATGGATGTTGGTCCCCCCCGTGTATGACAGGGTAATCCCTTCATAATTTTCAAATTCGGACCTCCTGTTGACATCGGGCAGATTTGACTGAAGGAGAATGGTGCCTGAAAGGTCTGAATCATAAACAATGTTGCCGCCAAAGGCGGCATCGAAAATCGCAGATCTTAAGGAGCCAGGGCCTGTGTCGTTTAAATTATACACCCTTTTTGCAGGATCCCTGGCATCCACGGTAGAAACCCAAAGGGCCTGTATGAGTAGACCCAGCAAGAGAACAGCCATGCCACGGGTCAAGGGGACAAAAAACCGGAAAGTTTGATATAAATGCAAGGGGGCTGTGGCGTTAGACCGCCCGCCTTGGTTCTGAATTGTGGGTTTCAAAAATTACCCCCTTACAATTAAAGGTATTGGGATCATCAAATTCAGCCGCCGTAAAAAACGGACGAACAAGCCAAAAGGGTAATTCCGTGCACGAAACGGTGAAAAAAATAGGATAAAAAAAAAGGAAATTCAATCAGATAATTGTTCTGATTTCAGGACTTTTGTTCAAAAAATACGGATACAAAAAGACTAAATGCCGCTATGAATCCAGATTCATGTCAGAAAAATCATGGGCAAACAGGATTGGGCTGAATCAGGACGAGATGCCATTGGAAATATTTACTGGGGTTGGCCCTGCCCGGACGGATTTAACTTATTGAATATTGACAGCGTATTTGATATTAGAGTGGCAATTATTAGGATTAATTGAATGTAAAATTAAAAGGAGAACAAAATTCATGAACAAGCGCTTGAAACCTATTTTTCTTCTGGCAGTCCTGAGCCTTGGCCTCTGCCTTACAGCTTCGGCTGCCTGGGCCCAGGGAAACACCCCTGAATCTGCGGTCAAAGGGTTTGCAAAAGCCTATTATATGCTGGACGCTTCAATGGCAGACTTCTTAAGTGTTGATGCCCGGGTCAATGAAAATGATGTAGACATGGTCGGGCTTTACCTGAGAGTAAAAGAGCAAAATGCAAAAAACCGGGGATATCAGATGAGTTATCTTAAAATGCATCCCATTCTCATGAAAACCCAGGTTTTGGAAATAACAGAGGACAAGGCTGTTGTCAAACTCCAGACCACGGCCCTTCGCAGTATCAATCCCCTTTACAGGATCGTTGGGTATATTTTCGGCCTGATCCAGGAACACGAATTTGAAACCACCTACACCCTTGTCAAAGAAGAAGGGGCTTGGAAACTCGGACCTGGCGCCTTCAATGTCATGATCTGATATAAAAGATTTTTGACCATAAAGCGAGGTTAATCCGCCTGGCATCCTCCCAGGCGGATTAATCAGCAACAACCCTTTGCATCCAGTTCCGGACATGGGTTTGAAATAGCTCAGGCGCCTCCATATGGAGCAGATGGCCGGCACGGTCCAATACCACAAATTCCCCATTGGAAAACCTGGGATAGATTTTCCAGACATCCTCATATCCCACAGTCACATCATACCGGCCCGTGAGGACCAGGACCGGTCCGTCATATACGGGCAGCCTTGGATCGTCCACGTTTCTGGAAAACCCCGAGTCCCTGATCCTTTTCATCAGACCCGGGTCAGCAAGGGACAAGGCAGGATGAATATGGCTCAGGTAATTATCCCACACATCAGGGGTCTGAATGGTGACAAATTGATCCATGAGGCTGAACTGCTCATCTGTAAGCCCGTCCACGAATTCTTGATCCCTTTCACAGCATTTAAACCGTGGCAAATGCCGGGCATGCCGTGATAAATTGATCACAGGACACAAAAGCATCATGCCCTTTACCCGCCGGGGCATTTCAGCCACCACTCCCCTGGCCAGATACCCCCCATAGGAATATCCTGCCAGGACAAAGGGCTGATCAGGCCCGATCATCTCGTCAATAAATTGAAGCACGATTTCCAGCATATCATCCGAGCTGAGTATTTGAGGATGGGTCTGGGATTGCCCCATGCCGGGCAGGTCAAAATAAATCCGTTGAATCCCGGACAGACCATTTAAAACAGACTCCATCCCCGACTTGATGGATCGATGATCCACCCCGGACCCGTGGAGGCAGAACAAGGGCAGGCCCCGGCCCAAGGATTCATGAAAAATGGAAATCCCGCAGATCTGGGCAAACATTGGAAATCAAATCTCTTGTATGGCGCAGCAAAGGGGTCCCATGTTCCCTTTTCCCGGGTGGCTCGCCAGGGCCTTTTTCTTTTTAAACCAATGATAAGGGATCTGGCATGGGAGAGGAAAAAGAGCGGGGGCCTGGGTTAAAATAAAATCGAGCATGGGATCCTCCTTTAAATCTTCAATTGCATCCCATTTCTTATATATGCTAATCCCCTTCAAGACAAGCCCTATACCGGTTTGCCTGATCCACCATACTAAACCATCTTTTGGGTTGCCTTGGTTTGCTCCTCACTGCGGAGTATGACTTATACACCTCATTTGTCGCTCGCTTGCCGCCGTAAGAAGGTACCCTGCTGAAGGCCAGAAAAGCATGGAACATTCCCATATTTAAACAAATAAAAATTAGACGGTGAATTGGGGCGGTTTGTACAGGCGCTGAAAGCCGGTATTTATATTCAGCATAAATCAAGGACTTGGAAAAGAACGACACACATTGGGTCAAATGCCTTTTTTTTGCCTTGGCCTGCCCTGTTTTAACATGCGCTGGGTCCCGTAAAAAATCAGGGCCAGACCCACACTGCAATTTAAAATCTGCACCGCCACATGGGGTATTTCTGATTTTAAAAAAGACAAAATCATCATGGTCAAAGAGAGAAAGATAAAAGTGGATGCCCCGGTACCCAGGCCGAATATCACCAATTGCTTTTGTTTATATCTTTTTTCAATGGCCTTTGCCGAAAAAATGCTGCCCCAGAAAACAATGGTTAAAGGACTTGATATGGTCAAGGCAAAACAGCTGGTAAAGCTATTGACCAGGGTCCACTCCATGAGCGGTTTCGGCCCGCTGAAAACCATAAATCCCTTGTAAAAAATCAAAATCCCAAATAAAATTAAAACAATGGCGCCGGTCATGCCAACCCATATTTTCACCTTTTCCGACTGAAAAAACGGGCCAATCCCGATCAATGACAACACAATAAAAATATAATCAGCCAGAGTAACAGCGAAAATGGCAGACAGACTATTCATATAGTTGCTGTCCATTGTGATTCCAAGAATATAAAAAAATACCGGCCCCAGGGCCAGCTGAAGTAAAAGTCCTGTCAGCATTCCGTCTATCAGCGGTTTCATTTCACACCTCATGATCAATCTGTTTAACCTAAGTTCTTTGCACGGGAGCTCAGGGGAAACGCCCATGATCAGATTACATAAACATCAGACCCAGGTGAATACGATTCACCTTTTATTTGAATCAAATCCCATTAAAAAAACAAAGAAATTTTAAAAGAGACTTTAAATTTTAAGGGACCATGCCCAAATCAGACGAGCAGCCACCTGATTTTTCGAACCGCTAAAAAAAGACCGCCCAACCAGACCCGTCCTCTTTTCGAAGAGTATAGTTGGACTTAGTTGGTATTGGTTATTTTTGATCTGAATTTTTTACAATTACAAATTAATATTGACAAATAATTACCCTGTAGATAGAAAACTACCAGTGTTTCTTGGATAATGAAGGATGTTGTTTCTCAATAACAAACCCCATCTCCTTGGCAAACATTAT
It encodes:
- a CDS encoding autotransporter domain-containing protein; amino-acid sequence: MAVLLLGLLIQALWVSTVDARDPAKRVYNLNDTGPGSLRSAIFDAAFGGNIVYDSDLSGTILLQSNLPDVNRRSEFENYEGITLSYTGGTNIHLINFSGPGWMPASSAQSLEISGSGNVSAIKSEAYLNLGRLFSNIHVVSEGARAYGIQCTSGDLLLDDYSGSMVVNARDSFAFGIYSGNDLSLNRISGSIQAKTGDYFAYALHSNNDMRFDSLSGRFSAEAKGPFAVGIYSSGQLVGNLSPFGQISGVVTASAHGPAVAVGAKNGMDIKVIGTLVAQDTSGNDQAYAIASGEADMISWLMGNHPYWDTQGGADDKVVLGDGASITGHIDLGDGVNRLTLEGSGRHYGHVNNVTSMTKTGSGTWESGNVAVKNLLSVNAGHLDLSSGTRHFIGINPVGTNLSISPGASLSLGIHEIDQPNMVVSNTLVNRGTINITPKTYIPPGKTVTVVTSQELNNLGVLTTDALVLDIAAQGNNITATKKNYRDIPLKTANARLLAKTLDTRTLSSDSDMAHVVAMLDSSTSLATFEDGLNQMGPQALSGMSAVTMDMSRLFFSTVTARMARLRQGVRVLARKKRMDPNDPETWPLMASAGELAGILFDPSQDSHQGLHFQALGQKSHMDSQEGHMGYDTTTAALAMVMDRVFPQAVLDNNFLGGLSIGVADSSVLYRDRGQSNADITTYSLGVYGSFFDKHWYLDTILAGASSAYEVNRSIPFLSRWAKSNPKGYTLSAKTRGGYTFDLGKLGLTPILSLEYNRLHQDAYTETGASGANLGVAAWDDNSLKTGLGVQVDRSWATGFGSIIQSLSLCWEHELLTPSRQVSTTIAGMPGLVYTSFLNAPDRDALVVDASVTSVTTSSLALSLTYQGRFLEDSGSHSLIGDLKILF
- a CDS encoding alpha/beta hydrolase, with translation MFAQICGISIFHESLGRGLPLFCLHGSGVDHRSIKSGMESVLNGLSGIQRIYFDLPGMGQSQTHPQILSSDDMLEIVLQFIDEMIGPDQPFVLAGYSYGGYLARGVVAEMPRRVKGMMLLCPVINLSRHARHLPRFKCCERDQEFVDGLTDEQFSLMDQFVTIQTPDVWDNYLSHIHPALSLADPGLMKRIRDSGFSRNVDDPRLPVYDGPVLVLTGRYDVTVGYEDVWKIYPRFSNGEFVVLDRAGHLLHMEAPELFQTHVRNWMQRVVAD
- a CDS encoding LysE family transporter produces the protein MKPLIDGMLTGLLLQLALGPVFFYILGITMDSNYMNSLSAIFAVTLADYIFIVLSLIGIGPFFQSEKVKIWVGMTGAIVLILFGILIFYKGFMVFSGPKPLMEWTLVNSFTSCFALTISSPLTIVFWGSIFSAKAIEKRYKQKQLVIFGLGTGASTFIFLSLTMMILSFLKSEIPHVAVQILNCSVGLALIFYGTQRMLKQGRPRQKKGI